A window of the Lolium perenne isolate Kyuss_39 chromosome 7, Kyuss_2.0, whole genome shotgun sequence genome harbors these coding sequences:
- the LOC127316030 gene encoding uncharacterized mitochondrial protein AtMg00810-like, with product MASGLKARWVVRGFRQRAGVDFTDTFAPVVKPGTIRTVLQLAVSRAWPVHQMDVSNAFLHGHLEEQAPRAWYQRIAAFLHQLGFRSTRSDASLFVYNNGTTTAYLLLYVDDIILTASSTDLLRQITERLRAEFALKDLGPLHYFLGIEVVRRTDGFFLHQRKYAHELLDRAGMLNCKPAATPVDTKSKLSATDGSLATDASLYRSIIGALQYLTLTRPELQYAVQQVCLHMHAPGNPHWAAVKRILRYIRGTMDFGLSLHASTATDIVAYSDADWAGCPDTRRSTSGYCVYFGPSLISWSSKRQPTVSRSSAEAEYRAVANAVAEDEAKTWYTNLPPYSIKSPKELLDVFFANTFC from the exons GCGCGGTGGGTGGTTCGTGGCTTTCGCCAGCGTGCCGGCGTCGACTTCACCGACACCTTCGCCCCGGTTGTCAAGCCCGGGACGATCCGCACCGTCCTTCAGCTCGCGGTCTCCCGCGCGTGGCCCGTGCACCAGATGGATGTCTCCAACGCCTTCCTTCACGGCCATCTCGAGGAGCAG GCCCcacgcgcctggtaccagcgcatcgcaGCGTTTCTTCACCAACTCGGCTTCCGCTCCACCCGCTCTGATGCCTCGTTGTTTGTGTACAACAATGGCACCACCACCGCGTACCTGCtgctctacgtcgacgacatcatcttgACGGCCAGCTCGACGGACCTGCTGCGACAGATCACCGAGCGTCTTCGCGCTGAGTTTGCCCTCAAGGACTTGGGGCCcctgcactacttcctcggcatcgaggtcgtaCGTCGCACCGACGGCTTCTTTCTTCATCAGCGCAAGTACGCCCACGAGCTCCTGGACCGTGCCGGTATGCTTAATTGCAAACCCGCGGCCACGCCTGTCGACACAAAGTCCAAGCTCTCCGCCACGGATGGTTCGTTGGCCACAGACGCGTCACTTTATCGCTCCATCATCGGTGCCCTGCAGTACCTCACCTTGACCCGCCCCGAGCTGCAGTATGCTGTCCAGCAGGTGTGCCTTCACATGCATGCTCCGGGGAATCCTCATTGGGCTGCGGTCAAGCGGATCCTGCGCTACATTCGTGGCACCATGGacttcggcctctccctccacgccTCCACCGCCACGGATATCGTCGCCTACTCGGATGCCGATTGGGCAGGCTGCCCCGACACGCGTCGCTCCACGTCCGGCTACTGCGTCTACTTCGGACCTTCGCTCATCTCCTGGTCGTCTAAGCGACAACCCACGGTCTCTCGCTCCAGCGCCGAAGCGGAGTACCGGGCTGTTGCTAACGCGGTTGCCGAG gatgaagctaaaacttggtatactaATTTGCCACcttattctattaaaagtccgaaagaattgcttgatgttttcttcgcaAATActttctgctag